The Setaria viridis chromosome 6, Setaria_viridis_v4.0, whole genome shotgun sequence genome contains a region encoding:
- the LOC117860955 gene encoding uncharacterized protein: protein MADDNPHGASSSTAKPADDPESTIEINIKTLDSQVHKLRVNKNVPVLVLKEKIVDATGVPLDQQRLIFRGRVLKDDHLLSEYHLEDGFTLHLVARRAAEGQSSSGASEGNTHTNVNVAGNGGLLDDISRSVRDLLGSLGVAMSGGVTNAAFSVPLTTAPEGANNVPGRTQPVNPAQPGFSVMNHQIHVTQLQPGGIPRNMVIPDSLTTLSEYMERVDRVLQNNGTPPSRDSEGQQQPMADDANVNPRFPSPEVLASVIERAQQLLSGSAASSLSHIAQRIRQDGGTGDASIRREIQTESVQLGVAMQHLGAMFFELGRTMMMLRTGQSPSQAFVNSGPAVYINSTGPNPIMVQPSFQNTPPFGVSNIPVSGAFGIVDTSRSSGFGDPFRNINVQSSGASATSGSSAGMTTTSGGAINGNRQDAARTQGGNPPGHPAATRGLPTRTVVAAIPARSSAEAPNHVLNVVLPVQVRGQVAVPNQSTSSQGSQTAVGAQPNATSAVSQASVGGVAGAHPLVAQINALVANALAANAPGQVSLAVNAPGQVSSSVQSAADQGFHLTTDSRAGVLSSSTPTTTPQQNDPSGTCGSTLSSQDMNAVNVPSLDSIQQHPQSEDTSADTANLSGDPASTCTHDAPSSTSAEKSALKNKSSDGLGSQALEPSASGSSEPVGLGGGLIPKRRSRAAKPSGSTTDPGRDSSSVSQNQDAVSVAQQFLQSFASQNTNPSQRNAPTSGPPSSRPQPTGVPPRRQGGEGQPDIGSMISGMLNNPVFGNLLSNVATQAGGSSADLRSVMEGLQSPAVVDTISNIVQNVDERDLGAMFGSGRGQGGMDLSRMLQQMMPVVSQVLGGAGAQPVGANNGQSRSQTRSSDTAGGNMLNSSSSQIDLHQARQSIEQHESPENIFSAVLETAAQAYGEDDSIQSMLEELASDPELTNDYLRLLLEQFRQRLQSESQSGSQS, encoded by the exons ATGGCTGATGATAATCCCCATGGGGCCAGCAGTTCGACGGCGAAGCCAGCTGATGATCCGGAGTCTACCATTGAGATCAACATCAAGACCCTGGATTCGCAAGTCCACAAGCTTCGCGTGAACAAGAAT GTGCCTGTTTTGGTCCTAAAAGAGAAGATAGTTGATGCAACTGGGGTTCCTCTCGATCAGCAGCGGTTGATTTTTAGGGGAAGAGTCTTGAAGGATGATCACCTCCTATCAGAATACC ATTTGGAAGATGGATTTACATTGCATCTGGTCGCTCGGCGTGCAGCTGAGGGCCAGAGTTCTTCTGGGGCTTCTGAAGGAAATACACACACCAATG TAAATGTTGCTGGAAATGGAGGATTGTTGGATGATATTTCCAGG AGTGTTCGAGATCTTCTTGGTTCCTTAGGCGTTGCAATGTCTGGTGGTGTCACCAACGCGGCATTTTCG GTTCCTTTGACGACTGCACCAGAAGGGGCAAATAATGTCCCTGGAAGAACTCAGCCAGTAAACCCAGCACAACCAGGGTTCTCAGTTATGAATCATCAAATTCATGTAACACAACTTCAACCAGGAGGAATACCTCGCAACATG GTTATTCCAGATTCTCTGACAACTCTTTCGGAGTACATGGAACGCGTGGACCGAGTATTACAGAATAATG GTACTCCACCATCCAGGGATTCAGAAGGCCAACAACAACCAATGGCAGATGATGCCAATGTCAACCCAAGATTTCCAAGTCCTGAGGTTTTGGCTTCAGTTATTGAGAGAGCCCAACAACTTCTTAGTGGCAGTGCAGCTTCTTCTCTTTCT CACATTGCACAACGTATTCGGCAAGATGGTGGCACTGGGGATGCATCTATTCGTCGCGAGATCCAAACTGAATCAGTTCAGCTGGGAGTTGCAATGCAACATTTGGGTGCCATGTTTTTTGAGCTTGGTCGGACAATGATGATGCTTCGCACAGGGCAATCTCCT TCTCAAGCTTTTGTAAATTCTGGCCCTGCAGTTTATATAAACTCCACAGGACCAAATCCAATCATGGTTCAG CCATCATTTCAAAATACTCCTCCTTTTGGAGTTTCGAACATACCAGTTTCTGGTGCTTTTGGTATTGTTGATACTTCTCGATCATCTGGTTTTGGAGATCCTTTTCGAAATATTAATGTCCAAAGTAGCG GTGCATCTGCAACAAGTGGTTCATCTGCTGGTATGACCACCACTTCTGGAGGGGCTATCAATGGGAACCGCCAAGATGCAGCAAGAACTCAAGGAGGTAACCCACCAGGTCACCCAGCTGCAACACGTGGATTACCAACCAGAACAGTAGTTGCAGCTATTCCAGCGCGGTCCTCAGCTGAGGCTCCAAACCATGTCCTAAATGTTGTCCTTCCTGTTCAAGTGAGAGGTCAAGTTGCCGTGCCTAATCAGTCAACCTCCTCTCAAGGTTCTCAGACAGCAGTGGGAGCCCAACCAAATGCAACATCTGCTGTTTCACAAGCTTCTGTAGGCGGTGTTGCTGGTGCTCACCCTTTAGTGGCACAGATAAATGCATTGGTAGCCAATGCATTGGCTGCCAATGCACCTGGTCAGGTTTCATTGGCTGTCAATGCACCTGGTCAGGTTTCTTCATCTGTACAAAGTGCAGCAGACCAGGGATTTCACCTGACTACAGACAGCAGAGCTGGTGTGCTGAGTTCTTCAACACCAACTACTACACCACAGCAGAATGATCCCTCAG GTACTTGTGGTTCCACTTTGTCATCTCAAGACATGAATGCTGTAAATGTTCCAAGTCTTGACAGTATACAACAGCATCCACAATCGGAAGATACCAGTGCAGATACAGCCAACTTATCAGGAGACCCTGCATCCACCTGTACTCATGATGCTCCTTCGAGCACATCAGCAGAAAAATCTGCGCTGAAGAACAAATCCTCGGATGGACTGGGTTCACAAGCCCTTGAGCCTTCTGCAAGTGGCAGCTCTGAACCAGTAGGTCTTGGTGGAGGTCTGATTCCAAAG AGACGGAGCAGAGCGGCAAAGCCATCTGGGAGCACAACTGATCCTGGTAGGGATTCATCTTCAGTCAGCCAAAACCAAGATGCTGTTTCGGTGGCCCAGCAGTTTCTGCAAAGTTTTGCTTCACAAAATACTAACCCAAGCCAACGCAATGCCCCCACCTCTGGCCCTCCATCCTCGAGACCACAGCCTACTGGAGTTCCTCCAAGAAGACAGGGTGGTGAAGGACAACCTGATATTGGCAGCATGATATCTGGTATGCTCAACAACCCAGTTTTTGGCAATCTGTTGTCAAATGTCGCAACGCAAGCAGGGGGTTCAAGTGCTGACTTGAGGAGCGTGATGGAAGGATTGCAGAGCCCTGCTGTTGTAGATACTATAAGCAATATTGTGCAGAATGTGGATGAGCGAGACCTTGGGGCCATGTTTGGTTCAGGCAGGGGGCAAGGTGGCATGGATTTGTCTAGAATGTTGCAGCAAATGATGCCTGTTGTATCCCAAGTTCTTGGTGGAGCAGGGGCCCAACCTGTTGGTGCTAATAATGGGCAATCTAGATCACAGACTCGGTCAAGTGACACTGCAGGAGGAAATATGTTAAACAGCAGCAGCTCTCAG ATTGATCTCCATCAAGCTCGTCAAAGCATTGAGCAACATGAATCTCCAGAGAATATCTTCAGCGCTGTCCTTGAGACTGCTGCTCAGGCTTATGGTGAAGATGACAGCATTCAGAGCATGCTCGAAGAGCTTGCCAGTGATCCAGAGCTCACCAAT GACTACCTGAGACTTCTGCTCGAGCAATTTCGGCAGAGGTTGCAATCAGAATCGCAGTCCGGGAGCCAATCTTGA
- the LOC117859777 gene encoding large ribosomal subunit protein uL30y — protein sequence MASGGDEASRTVPPLALGGTTEELAFVKETVLKKRKENADWAVRNRERKAAKRQRIRAENKVVVKRPEEFVTAFRNKERDFLRMRTRLKVRKQPSVEALSSKLIFAIRIPGSVDLHPHIRKKLRKLRLTKVLTGVFLKATELTLKMLLEVEPFVTYGFPNLKNVKELIYKKGRGFLDKEPFPLTSNDLIEKALGDNGIICLEDLVHEIATVGPHFRDATKFLMPFKLKCPERRLQMKKKPYKDGGDSGDRGDKINELIEKLN from the exons ATGGCTAGCGGCGGGGATGAAGCCTCGCGAACAGTACCGCCGCTGGCGCTGGGGGGTACCACGGAGGAGCTGGCGTTCGTGAAGGAGACGGTGCTGAAGAAGCGGAAGGAGAACGCCGACTGGGCCGTGAGGAACCGGGAGCGGAAGGCGGCGAAGCGCCAGCGCATCCGCGCGGAGAACAAGGTCGTCGTCAAGCGGCCCGAGGAGTTCGTCACGGCGTTCCGGAACAAGGAGCGCGATTTCCTGCGGATGAGGACCCGCCTCAAGGTCCGCAAGCAGCCGTCCGTCGAGGCGCTCAGCTCCAAGCTCATCTTCGCGATTCGCATCCCTGG CTCTGTGGACTTGCATCCTCACATCAGGAAAAAATTGAGGAAGCTACGGCTGACGAAGGTCCTCACCGGCGTGTTCCTGAAGGCCACCGAGTTGACGCTGAAGATGCTCCTTGAGGTGGAACCGTTTGTCACCTACGG GTTTCCAAACTTGAAGAATGTGAAAGAGCTTATTTACAAGAAGGGCCGTGGGTTCTTGGATAAGGAACCTTTCCCTCTTACCAGCAACGATCTAATTGAGAAG GCTCTTGGAGATAATGGCATTATATGCTTGGAAGACCTCGTGCACGAAATCGCCACTGTCGGACCGCACTTTCGAGACGCAACAAAGTTCCTCATGCCCTTCAAGCTCAAGTGTCcggagaggaggctgcagatgaagaagaagccCTACAAGGATGGTGGTGACTCAGGCGACCGAGGCGACAAAATCAACGAACTAATTGAGAAGTTGAACTAA
- the LOC117859776 gene encoding uncharacterized protein, translating to MASAPSAPVFERVAGIRAIAESGRFKAWFLDQFGVLHDGKKPYPGAILALEKLAGNGAKMVIISNSSRRSSMTIEKLQSLGFDTSCFLGTITSGELTHQHLLKRNDPWFATLGRKCIHITWGNRGAISLEGLGLQVVNNVDDAEFILAHGTEALGSPSGDPLPKSLEELEQVLMLGLEKRLPMVVANPDYVTVEARDLRVMPGTLAAKYESLGGEVKWMGKPDKVIYTSAMSLAGVDAHECIMVGDSLHHDIKGANATGIASAFITGGIHAAELGLTEFGETAGEDAINALCSKHGSYPSYVLPSFTW from the exons ATGGCCTCCGCGCCATCGGCGCCGGTGTTCGAGAGGGTGGCCGGGATCCGAGCCATCGCCGAGTCCGGCCGCTTTAAG GCCTGGTTCCTGGACCAGTTTGGCGTCCTTCACGATGGCAAGAAGCCGTACCCCGGCGCCATTTTGGCAT TGGAGAAGCTCGCGGGGAATGGGGCGAAGATGGTGATAATCAGCAATTCCTCTAGGCGGTCGTCTATGACAATTGAGAAGCTGCAGAGCCTGGGGTTCGACACATCTTGTTTCCTCGGGACCATCACCAGTGGGGAGCTCACACATCAACACCTTCTAAA GAGGAATGACCCATGGTTTGCTACCCTTGGAAGAAAGTGTATCCATATCACTTGGGGCAATCGTGGCGCAATTTCTCTTGAG GGTCTTGGTTTGCAAGTTGTGAACAATGTTGATGATGCAGAGTTTATATTAGCCCATGGTACTGAAGCCCTTGGTTCACCTTCTGGTGACCCTCTTCCCAAAAGTCTTGAGGAGCTTGAGCAGGTTCTAATGCTTGGCCTAGAAAAGCGACTTCCAATGGTGGTAGCTAATCCAGATTATGTCACCGTTGAAGCTCGAGATCTGCGTGTCATGCCTG GCACTCTGGCAGCTAAATATGAGAGTCTTGGTGGGGAAGTGAAATGGATGGGCAAGCCTGATAAG GTGATCTATACCTCAGCGATGTCCCTAGCTGGAGTTGATGCTCATGAATGCATCATGGTGGGTGATTCACTGCACCACGACATCAAAGGGGCAAATGCAACAGGAATCGCATCTGCGTTCATTACTGGAGGGATTCATGCAGCTGAACTTGGGCTCACTGAATTTGGAGAAACTGCTGGGGAGGATGCCATCAATGCTCTATGTAGCAAGCATGGATCATATCCCTCTTATGTTTTGCCTTCGTTTACATGGTAG